The following are encoded in a window of Methylocystis rosea genomic DNA:
- a CDS encoding GGDEF domain-containing protein, with protein sequence MREDSRVYSLPRWPAMRWLVNPGHGASRDIQMALIGGLFGTLPVFFGGVINTIIVSGAIAAREQTLPFVAWFVFEIVLGVVRLIVLSVSRRDALAHRQTPTDVYLLLQLFWSSGVGYGAFISLASGDWVSATLACLSGTAMVGGIGFRNFGAPRLAGAMILTSLGPFLPGAALSGEPLLYLVFLQIPFYLAAMIAAAYSLNKMLIATMQAERANDHRAKHDALTGLSNRVGLAAAVDANLNDAPTHGGDLAVLFLDLDNFKAVNDTYGHAAGDRLLKSVAERLRQSLRATDVAARIGGDEFVVLARSLTSEQAAELSHRLTNSISAPYDLGDGVQATIGVSVGIALVPEHGADAEALLAVADEALYEAKAQRQVKLLHTLVKEDQSRRIAPAARGMSPSTR encoded by the coding sequence ATGCGAGAGGACTCTAGAGTTTACAGCTTGCCGCGCTGGCCCGCGATGCGCTGGCTTGTGAACCCGGGGCATGGCGCGAGTCGCGACATCCAAATGGCGTTGATTGGCGGGTTGTTCGGAACCCTGCCCGTCTTCTTTGGCGGCGTCATCAATACGATTATCGTGTCGGGAGCGATTGCGGCGCGCGAACAGACGCTCCCTTTCGTCGCTTGGTTCGTCTTTGAAATCGTGCTCGGAGTCGTGCGTCTGATCGTACTGAGCGTCTCGCGCCGCGACGCCCTCGCGCATCGCCAGACGCCGACCGATGTCTATCTCCTGCTTCAGCTTTTCTGGAGCAGCGGCGTCGGCTACGGCGCTTTTATAAGCCTCGCGAGCGGCGACTGGGTGTCCGCGACGCTCGCTTGTCTGTCTGGGACCGCCATGGTCGGCGGCATCGGATTTCGCAATTTTGGCGCGCCGCGTCTCGCCGGCGCAATGATCCTGACGAGCCTCGGCCCGTTTCTGCCGGGCGCGGCCCTCTCTGGGGAGCCGTTGCTATATCTCGTGTTTCTTCAGATTCCGTTCTATCTCGCCGCCATGATCGCGGCCGCCTACAGCCTGAACAAAATGCTCATTGCGACGATGCAGGCCGAACGCGCGAACGACCATCGCGCCAAGCATGATGCGCTCACCGGCCTGTCGAACCGCGTCGGACTCGCCGCCGCCGTCGACGCGAATCTGAATGACGCGCCGACGCACGGCGGCGATTTGGCCGTCCTTTTTCTTGATCTCGACAACTTCAAAGCGGTCAACGACACGTACGGACACGCCGCCGGAGACAGGCTGCTCAAATCGGTGGCGGAGCGGCTCCGCCAGTCTTTGCGCGCGACCGACGTGGCGGCGCGGATTGGCGGCGATGAATTCGTGGTGCTCGCCAGGAGTTTGACGAGCGAGCAGGCGGCGGAGCTGAGTCACCGGCTGACGAATTCCATATCAGCGCCGTATGACCTCGGCGACGGCGTTCAAGCGACGATCGGAGTCAGCGTCGGCATAGCGCTGGTGCCGGAACATGGGGCGGACGCCGAGGCGCTTCTCGCGGTGGCCGACGAAGCGCTTTACGAGGCGAAGGCTCAGCGGCAGGTGAAATTGCTGCACACCCTCGTCAAGGAGGATCAGTCTCGCCGCATCGCGCCGGCGGCGCGCGGCATGAGCCCCAGCACTCGATAG
- a CDS encoding glutamate synthase subunit beta, with the protein MGKVTGFLEIDRHDRKYKPAADRIRHYREFVIPLSDETTRSQASRCMDCGIPFCHNGCPVNNQIPDWNDLVYHGEWRRALVNLHSTNNFPEFTGRICPAPCEASCTLNLQDQPVTIKTIECAIIDRGFEQGWVVPEPPKRKTGKKIAVVGSGPAGLAAAQQLARAGHDVHVYEKQAKAGGLLRYGIPDFKMEKHLIDRRVQQMEAEGTVFHCGVHVGVDLSAADLVAGHDAVVLAGGAEQPRDLSIPGRELRGVHFAMDFLPQQNRRVSGEPLSTNEPILATGKHVVVIGGGDTGSDCIGTSVRQGALSVTQLEIMPLPPEKENKLLTWPDWPLKLRTSSSHDEGSSREFSVLTREFEGAEGAVKALRCVRVDGKMQEEPGSDFRLKADLVLLAMGFVSPVREGLLETLGVDLDSRGNVAADTRAYRASREKIFVCGDMRRGQSLVVWAIREGRQCAHSVDEFLMGETNLPR; encoded by the coding sequence ATGGGTAAGGTGACCGGGTTTCTAGAGATCGACCGGCATGACCGTAAATATAAACCGGCGGCCGACCGCATTCGCCATTATCGCGAATTCGTCATTCCGTTGTCGGACGAGACCACGCGCAGCCAGGCCTCGCGCTGCATGGATTGCGGCATTCCATTTTGCCACAACGGCTGTCCGGTCAATAATCAGATTCCCGACTGGAATGACCTCGTGTACCATGGCGAGTGGCGGCGCGCGCTCGTCAATCTCCATTCCACCAACAACTTCCCGGAGTTCACGGGCCGCATCTGCCCGGCGCCCTGCGAAGCGTCCTGCACGCTGAACCTCCAAGACCAGCCGGTCACTATCAAGACCATCGAATGCGCGATCATCGATCGTGGCTTCGAGCAGGGCTGGGTGGTTCCCGAGCCGCCCAAGCGCAAAACAGGCAAGAAGATCGCCGTCGTCGGCTCCGGCCCGGCAGGACTTGCGGCGGCGCAGCAGCTGGCGCGCGCCGGCCATGACGTGCATGTCTACGAGAAGCAGGCAAAGGCCGGCGGCCTGCTGCGCTACGGCATTCCCGACTTCAAGATGGAGAAGCACCTCATCGACCGTCGCGTTCAGCAGATGGAGGCGGAAGGGACGGTGTTTCACTGCGGCGTTCATGTCGGCGTCGATCTGTCCGCCGCCGATCTGGTCGCAGGCCATGACGCCGTTGTCCTCGCCGGCGGCGCCGAACAGCCGCGCGATCTGTCGATCCCCGGCCGCGAATTGCGCGGGGTTCACTTCGCGATGGATTTTCTGCCGCAGCAAAATCGCCGGGTCTCTGGCGAGCCGCTCTCAACCAACGAGCCGATCCTCGCCACCGGCAAACATGTCGTGGTCATCGGCGGCGGCGATACCGGCTCGGACTGCATCGGCACCTCGGTGCGCCAGGGGGCGCTTTCGGTCACCCAGCTCGAAATCATGCCGCTTCCCCCCGAGAAGGAAAACAAGCTGCTGACCTGGCCCGACTGGCCGCTGAAGCTGCGCACGTCCTCCTCACACGATGAAGGTTCGTCGCGCGAATTTTCGGTGCTGACGCGCGAATTCGAAGGCGCGGAAGGCGCGGTGAAGGCGCTGCGTTGCGTGCGCGTCGACGGCAAAATGCAGGAGGAGCCCGGGAGCGACTTCAGGCTCAAGGCCGATCTCGTGCTTCTCGCGATGGGCTTTGTGTCGCCGGTGCGCGAAGGCCTGCTCGAAACGCTCGGGGTTGATCTCGATTCGCGCGGCAATGTCGCGGCGGACACGCGCGCCTATCGGGCGTCTCGAGAGAAGATCTTCGTCTGCGGAGACATGCGGCGCGGACAGTCGCTCGTCGTCTGGGCAATTCGCGAGGGACGCCAATGCGCCCACTCAGTGGACGAATTCCTGATGGGCGAAACCAATCTGCCAAGGTGA